Proteins found in one Methanobacterium sp. genomic segment:
- a CDS encoding 4Fe-4S binding protein produces MGKVKLDYEKCDGLECGECVDVCSMEVLVLEGKKIVIKCEDECSLCEICTDVCPNDAITLEE; encoded by the coding sequence ATGGGCAAAGTAAAATTAGATTATGAAAAATGTGATGGTTTAGAGTGTGGAGAATGCGTAGATGTTTGCTCAATGGAAGTTCTTGTACTTGAAGGCAAAAAGATAGTAATAAAATGCGAGGATGAATGCAGCTTATGTGAGATTTGCACAGATGTCTGTCCTAATGACGCTATAACACTTGAAGAATAA
- a CDS encoding NifB/NifX family molybdenum-iron cluster-binding protein, whose product MKIAVASNNGKTVNLHFGDASHCLIFEVDGNQVNFVELREKPRKPINDHSDRWRQSLELVNDCQVVLCSKIGPEPKEALQNEGIEAMEHQGEIRGAIKDYLSK is encoded by the coding sequence ATGAAAATAGCGGTTGCCTCAAATAATGGTAAAACTGTAAATTTACACTTTGGGGATGCTTCTCATTGCCTTATATTTGAGGTTGATGGGAATCAGGTTAACTTCGTTGAACTTAGAGAAAAACCCAGAAAACCCATTAATGATCATTCCGACAGGTGGAGACAATCTCTGGAACTTGTAAACGATTGCCAGGTAGTTTTATGCAGTAAAATTGGACCTGAACCTAAAGAAGCACTTCAAAATGAAGGAATAGAGGCAATGGAACATCAAGGAGAAATTAGGGGAGCAATTAAAGATTATCTTTCAAAATAA
- the nifN gene encoding nitrogenase iron-molybdenum cofactor biosynthesis protein NifN — translation MNENTGDGIIKNSRICGEIHRPIPNKHFAVINPSKMCQPMGAVQVLLGVRGAMPLIHGSQGCSTYMRFQLCRHFREPVNVSSTSMSEGTVVYGGEANLLKALETIWKEYKPEIIGVTSSCLTETVGDDMSLIIGKFRQKHPDEELPAIVPISTPSYAGSHVDGYDKAIKSLIENLACLDEPNGKINFITGNISPADIREVKEILELLDIESIILTDSSKSLDAPHTDSVSFLPSEGTAVDEIKDAANSKATVSLCRHADSGAKFLEKRFDVKSISGFLPVGLQSTDSFISSICKLNGCEVPVKLEKERGRLIDAMVDAHPYNYGRKVAIYGDPDVVAALARFTAELGMIPAIVCTGPKSKRFLDDMKIVAEESCSHPVVLEGCDLYDLHQQIKENPVDLLIGNSYGARIAKEENIPHLRMGFPIYDRLGAQRMPMVGYKAGIGLVDTLANIILENYYDESGHEIET, via the coding sequence ATGAATGAAAATACAGGTGATGGCATAATCAAAAATTCAAGAATTTGTGGTGAAATTCACAGGCCAATCCCTAACAAACACTTTGCAGTTATCAATCCCTCCAAAATGTGCCAGCCTATGGGGGCAGTACAGGTTCTGCTTGGAGTTCGTGGTGCAATGCCTCTAATTCACGGCTCCCAGGGCTGCAGCACTTACATGAGGTTTCAATTATGCAGGCATTTCAGAGAGCCTGTAAATGTTTCTTCCACTTCCATGAGTGAAGGAACTGTGGTTTACGGCGGAGAAGCAAACCTTTTAAAGGCTCTGGAGACAATATGGAAAGAGTACAAACCTGAAATCATAGGTGTCACCTCAAGTTGTCTTACCGAGACTGTAGGGGATGATATGAGCCTTATAATCGGTAAATTTAGGCAGAAACATCCTGATGAGGAACTACCTGCAATTGTTCCAATATCCACTCCAAGTTATGCTGGATCCCATGTGGATGGTTATGATAAGGCGATTAAATCGCTTATAGAAAATTTAGCATGTCTTGACGAACCTAATGGTAAAATTAACTTCATAACTGGAAATATATCACCTGCAGATATCAGAGAAGTTAAAGAAATTCTGGAACTTCTGGACATTGAAAGTATAATACTTACCGATAGTTCAAAATCTCTGGATGCACCACATACTGATTCAGTTTCATTCCTTCCATCAGAAGGGACTGCTGTAGATGAAATAAAAGATGCAGCCAATTCAAAAGCTACCGTATCTCTTTGTAGACACGCTGATTCCGGGGCAAAATTCCTTGAGAAAAGATTTGATGTTAAATCTATTTCAGGATTTCTGCCTGTGGGATTACAAAGTACTGATAGTTTTATATCCTCAATTTGCAAGCTTAATGGATGTGAAGTTCCAGTTAAACTTGAAAAAGAAAGAGGAAGGCTTATAGATGCTATGGTGGATGCTCATCCATATAACTACGGACGAAAGGTCGCTATTTATGGTGATCCTGATGTGGTAGCAGCATTAGCCCGTTTTACAGCTGAATTAGGAATGATCCCTGCCATAGTCTGTACAGGGCCAAAAAGCAAACGTTTCCTTGACGATATGAAAATTGTAGCAGAAGAAAGTTGTTCACATCCCGTAGTTCTTGAAGGATGCGACCTTTATGACCTTCACCAGCAGATAAAAGAGAATCCTGTGGATCTGCTTATTGGAAATTCCTATGGTGCACGAATAGCTAAAGAGGAAAATATACCACATTTGCGAATGGGCTTCCCTATATATGACCGTTTAGGTGCCCAGAGAATGCCGATGGTTGGTTATAAAGCAGGGATTGGTTTGGTTGACACTCTGGCTAACATAATTCTAGAAAACTACTATGATGAGTCTGGACATGAAATAGAAACTTAA
- the nifE gene encoding nitrogenase iron-molybdenum cofactor biosynthesis protein NifE: MRFFKGKKMQNAVKSPKNSEKSDNNGKIINSFNQPDMLQNSQPYSLIKDSSPDKASNGEIVVDHVPESIIKTLESRLDHMCIKKSEDEGGPCCNTASVPGIVTQRSCVYGGARVVLMPITDAIHLVHGPIGCASCTWDIRGSRTSGEDLYKTGFSTNLEEKDIVFGGEKKLFSTIIELNSLYQPSAIFVYSTCVVGLIGDDLKAVCREAEKVTECRVIPVQSEGFRSFNKSLGHQLACDAMLDYLIGTGEMDSKLKSEISTQPTLNIVGEFNVAGDLWAIKPLIEKMGVKVLSVLTGDSCVEDIAKAHHADLNIVQCQKSSNYLARQMEEKYGIPYLKVNFFGIDDTAKSLKIISEFFGNPEMIEKTDELIRTEIETVRSKISHYKKKLTGKRVAVYVGGNKAWSLIRAFEELGMKVIMTGTQNGLPEDYERIMETVSEGTLVVDDANSMELSRLLQKYQPDLVISGAKEKYMTHKLGIPFCDFNHDRITSFAGFKGFINFAKELDRAVSSPVWKFTPKKYQGI; encoded by the coding sequence ATGCGGTTTTTTAAAGGTAAAAAAATGCAAAATGCAGTTAAATCTCCAAAAAACTCTGAAAAATCAGATAATAATGGAAAGATTATAAATTCATTCAATCAACCAGATATGTTACAAAATAGCCAACCATACTCATTAATAAAGGATTCATCGCCTGATAAAGCTTCTAATGGTGAGATTGTTGTTGATCATGTTCCTGAATCCATCATTAAGACTCTTGAATCTCGTCTGGATCACATGTGCATAAAAAAAAGCGAAGATGAAGGGGGGCCGTGTTGTAACACAGCTTCAGTACCGGGAATAGTCACCCAGAGGTCATGCGTTTACGGCGGAGCTCGAGTAGTACTCATGCCCATCACCGATGCCATACACCTTGTCCACGGACCTATAGGATGCGCATCATGCACATGGGATATTCGAGGTAGCCGAACTTCAGGAGAGGATCTTTATAAAACAGGGTTCTCCACCAACCTTGAAGAGAAGGATATAGTATTTGGAGGGGAGAAAAAATTATTCAGTACTATAATTGAGCTTAACAGCCTCTACCAACCCTCAGCCATATTTGTTTACTCTACCTGTGTTGTGGGTCTAATCGGTGATGATTTAAAAGCAGTTTGCAGAGAAGCTGAAAAAGTTACTGAATGCAGAGTTATCCCTGTGCAATCAGAAGGATTCAGGAGCTTCAACAAATCGTTAGGGCACCAGCTGGCCTGTGATGCCATGCTGGATTATCTGATAGGTACTGGAGAGATGGATAGTAAACTTAAGAGTGAAATCAGTACACAGCCAACCCTGAACATAGTGGGGGAATTCAACGTGGCTGGAGACCTCTGGGCAATTAAACCTCTCATAGAAAAGATGGGAGTAAAAGTTCTATCGGTTCTAACTGGTGATTCATGTGTTGAAGATATAGCTAAGGCACATCACGCTGATTTGAACATAGTGCAGTGCCAGAAATCATCCAACTATCTGGCCCGGCAGATGGAAGAAAAATACGGCATACCCTATCTCAAAGTGAACTTCTTTGGTATAGATGACACTGCTAAATCGCTTAAAATTATTTCTGAGTTCTTTGGGAATCCAGAAATGATTGAAAAAACAGATGAACTAATCAGAACTGAAATAGAAACAGTAAGATCCAAAATAAGCCACTATAAAAAGAAGTTAACTGGTAAACGAGTTGCAGTTTATGTTGGAGGTAATAAGGCATGGTCCCTTATTAGGGCTTTTGAAGAGCTTGGAATGAAGGTTATCATGACCGGTACTCAAAATGGCCTTCCTGAAGATTACGAACGCATTATGGAAACTGTAAGCGAAGGAACTCTTGTTGTAGATGATGCTAATTCCATGGAATTATCCAGACTCCTTCAAAAATATCAGCCAGATCTGGTCATTTCTGGTGCAAAAGAGAAGTATATGACTCATAAATTGGGAATACCATTTTGTGACTTTAACCATGACAGAATAACATCCTTTGCAGGTTTTAAAGGATTCATAAATTTTGCTAAAGAACTTGACAGGGCAGTATCAAGTCCTGTGTGGAAATTCACTCCAAAAAAATATCAGGGGATTTGA
- a CDS encoding nitrogenase component 1 produces the protein MSCANVIKKERTSVINPLVTCQPMGAMYAVTGIRRGLPLVHGAQGCSTFVRYAFARHFREPSEIAVTSLHEDAAVFGGRRNLISGIGNLAMRFKPSLIGAISTCSSEIIGDDMDGFIKVAKKEMKERMGEEEAEKVKIVPISTPSFVETHFKGYDNAIKALVDNLARDPGESNDKVNIIPGIVSPGDIREIKHILALMGIEGLFLTDISDPFDSPLRPSATEMKPFYPKGGTTVEEICDTSNSLGTISLCGYAGSGAVSLEKKYDVPAAVGPIPIGVQNTDQFLRNLKKFTGLEIPDAILDERGLLIDSMADIASRYLFGRKVAVFGDPAISSGIARFVSELGMIPSVVCTGVESPEFVEEMKKVAKESDEPVDVLIRSDLRDLETHLQENPVDLMIGHSDGRLFAKSLDIPLIRVGFPVYDRVGYHRVPVVGYNGGVNLMDRITNTVFEKCYDDNEYWKLQQ, from the coding sequence ATGAGCTGTGCAAATGTAATTAAAAAAGAGAGAACTTCTGTAATTAATCCTCTTGTGACCTGCCAGCCAATGGGAGCAATGTATGCAGTTACAGGAATAAGAAGAGGACTTCCATTGGTACATGGTGCCCAGGGATGTTCTACATTTGTTAGATATGCTTTCGCCCGCCACTTCCGTGAACCCTCTGAAATTGCTGTAACATCACTTCACGAAGATGCTGCAGTTTTTGGTGGGAGAAGAAATCTGATATCTGGTATTGGAAATCTTGCAATGAGGTTCAAACCGAGTTTAATAGGGGCAATCAGTACATGTTCAAGTGAGATAATTGGAGATGACATGGATGGATTCATTAAAGTAGCCAAAAAAGAGATGAAAGAGAGAATGGGGGAGGAAGAGGCAGAAAAAGTAAAAATTGTGCCAATAAGTACTCCAAGTTTTGTTGAAACCCATTTTAAAGGTTATGACAATGCAATTAAAGCACTGGTTGATAATTTAGCTCGTGATCCAGGTGAATCTAATGACAAAGTTAATATAATTCCAGGAATTGTAAGCCCGGGAGATATACGAGAAATAAAACATATTCTTGCTTTGATGGGTATTGAAGGACTGTTTCTTACAGATATTTCAGATCCCTTTGATTCGCCTTTAAGACCGTCTGCAACAGAAATGAAACCATTCTATCCAAAAGGAGGAACAACAGTAGAAGAAATCTGTGATACTTCAAATAGTCTTGGTACAATCTCTTTATGTGGATATGCAGGTTCTGGTGCTGTATCACTGGAGAAAAAATATGATGTTCCTGCAGCAGTTGGCCCAATACCTATTGGAGTTCAAAACACCGACCAGTTCTTGAGGAATTTAAAGAAATTCACAGGTTTAGAAATCCCAGATGCAATCTTAGATGAAAGAGGACTGCTCATAGATTCAATGGCGGACATTGCATCAAGATATCTATTTGGACGAAAGGTCGCGGTGTTTGGAGATCCGGCAATAAGTTCAGGGATTGCTAGATTTGTCTCGGAATTAGGTATGATCCCTTCAGTGGTCTGTACTGGTGTTGAAAGCCCAGAATTTGTTGAAGAGATGAAAAAAGTAGCTAAAGAATCAGACGAACCTGTAGACGTATTGATAAGAAGCGACTTAAGGGACTTAGAAACACATCTACAAGAAAATCCAGTAGATCTTATGATTGGCCATTCTGATGGAAGATTATTCGCTAAATCACTTGATATTCCGCTTATAAGGGTTGGATTTCCTGTTTATGACCGAGTAGGATATCACAGAGTACCTGTAGTTGGATACAATGGTGGAGTTAACCTCATGGACAGAATAACAAATACAGTATTTGAAAAATGCTATGATGATAATGAATACTGGAAGCTCCAGCAATAG
- a CDS encoding nitrogenase subunit alpha, which produces MPYKLFEVDKEIPDREKHVYVKDSADPVEHIPKCNTTTIPGCMTERGCSFAGIRGVIGGAIKDVVHIVHAPVGCTTNSSGSKRYPTSPDLPNGDKVPVENFNLKYCMGTDLKESDVVFGGMKKLRQSILEAAKEFPFVGAIYTYATCTTGLIGDDMDAVAKQLSEELGKDVVAFNVPGFSGPTQSKGHHEGNITFFNRLVGTKEPPETTPYDVNLIGEYNIDGDNWILEPYLKEIGINILSRFTGDSSHDEICWMHRAKLSLVRCQRSANYIADLIEEKYGIPYIKVDFFGPKYCAENLMAVAKYFGLEENAKKLIERKMKEIQPELDFYKEKLQGKKVWMFSGGPKNWHFPEPLKEELGMETVAVSTMFEHEDGYEKIKARVGEETVIIDDPNSLEFEEILEVYKPDIILSGVKEKYKAHKFGVPGILIHSYENGPYIGFEGFLNLARDIYAAIYSPVWNMIEFEEELEESEEEVIE; this is translated from the coding sequence ATGCCTTACAAACTTTTTGAAGTTGATAAAGAAATTCCAGATAGAGAAAAACATGTTTATGTGAAAGATTCAGCAGATCCTGTGGAACATATCCCTAAATGTAATACTACGACCATTCCTGGATGCATGACCGAGCGCGGATGCTCATTTGCAGGGATCAGGGGAGTAATAGGTGGAGCCATAAAGGACGTTGTTCATATAGTTCATGCTCCTGTAGGATGCACTACTAACAGCAGTGGAAGTAAAAGGTACCCAACTTCACCTGATCTTCCAAACGGGGATAAAGTTCCAGTAGAAAACTTCAACCTGAAATACTGCATGGGTACAGACCTTAAAGAATCAGATGTGGTTTTTGGAGGAATGAAAAAACTCAGACAATCAATATTAGAAGCAGCTAAGGAATTTCCATTTGTTGGCGCTATTTATACCTACGCCACATGTACTACAGGACTTATAGGGGATGATATGGATGCTGTTGCAAAACAATTGTCAGAAGAACTGGGTAAAGATGTTGTGGCATTCAATGTCCCAGGATTTTCAGGCCCTACTCAATCTAAAGGACACCACGAGGGTAATATAACCTTCTTTAATCGCCTTGTAGGTACAAAAGAGCCACCTGAGACAACACCCTATGATGTGAACCTGATTGGTGAATATAACATAGATGGAGACAACTGGATCCTGGAACCCTACCTGAAGGAGATAGGTATAAATATACTCTCAAGATTTACTGGAGATAGCAGTCATGATGAGATATGCTGGATGCACAGGGCTAAATTAAGCCTGGTAAGATGTCAGAGATCTGCAAATTACATAGCTGACTTAATAGAGGAAAAATATGGCATCCCTTACATTAAAGTGGACTTTTTCGGCCCAAAATACTGTGCAGAAAACCTGATGGCTGTCGCAAAATATTTTGGCCTTGAAGAAAATGCTAAAAAGCTTATAGAACGTAAAATGAAAGAAATACAACCGGAGTTAGATTTCTATAAAGAAAAACTTCAGGGAAAGAAAGTATGGATGTTTTCTGGAGGTCCTAAAAACTGGCATTTTCCTGAACCATTAAAAGAAGAGCTTGGAATGGAAACAGTGGCAGTATCAACAATGTTTGAACACGAAGACGGATATGAGAAAATTAAAGCACGTGTAGGGGAAGAAACAGTCATAATTGATGATCCAAATTCACTGGAATTTGAAGAAATTCTTGAGGTCTATAAGCCAGATATAATCCTTTCTGGTGTAAAGGAGAAATACAAGGCCCATAAGTTTGGAGTGCCCGGTATTTTAATTCATTCATATGAAAACGGACCGTATATAGGCTTTGAAGGATTCCTGAACCTTGCCCGTGACATATATGCTGCTATTTACAGTCCTGTATGGAATATGATTGAATTTGAAGAAGAATTGGAAGAAAGTGAAGAGGAGGTAATAGAATGA
- a CDS encoding P-II family nitrogen regulator, which yields MKEIIAIIRPNKMTQTKEVLSALGFPAMTAHRVMGRGRQKAIIGEVSFDINEQELLKEEGSMRYMPKRLISLVVPDEDASLVVESIMRVNQTGQIGDGKLFVCPIDDSVRIRTNEHGEEAIL from the coding sequence ATGAAAGAAATTATTGCCATTATACGTCCGAATAAAATGACTCAAACAAAAGAAGTTTTAAGTGCCCTTGGATTTCCAGCAATGACTGCACACAGGGTCATGGGAAGAGGGAGACAGAAAGCAATAATAGGGGAGGTATCCTTCGACATAAATGAACAGGAACTTCTAAAAGAAGAAGGTAGCATGAGATACATGCCAAAACGGCTAATATCACTTGTTGTACCCGATGAAGACGCTTCTCTTGTAGTTGAATCTATAATGAGGGTTAATCAGACAGGGCAAATAGGTGATGGTAAATTATTTGTCTGCCCAATTGATGATTCTGTAAGAATAAGGACAAATGAACATGGAGAAGAAGCAATTTTATAG
- a CDS encoding P-II family nitrogen regulator — MKMVRAIIRPEKAEEVVDSLADAGYVALTKMDVVGRGKQKGIRIDKIYYDELPKTMLLLVVEDENTNAIIDIINESAFTGSFGDGKIFVSPVDEVYTVRTRSKGL; from the coding sequence ATGAAAATGGTTAGAGCAATTATAAGACCAGAAAAAGCAGAAGAAGTGGTAGATTCACTGGCAGATGCAGGATACGTAGCGCTTACAAAAATGGATGTCGTTGGTAGGGGTAAACAAAAAGGAATTCGAATTGACAAGATTTACTACGACGAACTACCAAAAACAATGCTTTTACTTGTTGTGGAAGATGAAAATACTAACGCAATAATCGATATAATAAATGAATCAGCATTTACAGGTAGTTTTGGCGATGGAAAAATATTCGTAAGTCCTGTAGATGAGGTATACACTGTAAGAACAAGGAGCAAGGGTCTTTAA
- the nifH gene encoding nitrogenase iron protein: MVRKVAIYGKGGIGKSTTQQNTAAAMAHFHDQKVMIHGCDPKADSTRLILGGKMQTTMMDTLREEGEEACTPDNVMETGFEGIKCVESGGPEPGVGCAGRGVITAITLMEMYGEYEKDLDFVFFDVLGDVVCGGFAMPVRDGKAEEIYIVASGEMMALYAANNICIGMVKYAEQSGVRLGGIICNSRNVDGERELLEEFCEKIGTQMIHFVPRDNIVQKAEFNKKSVIEFDPECNQANEYKTLADKIINNKSFVIPKPMTMEELEELVVKYGLID; the protein is encoded by the coding sequence ATGGTAAGAAAAGTAGCAATTTATGGAAAAGGTGGAATTGGAAAATCCACAACACAACAAAACACCGCAGCCGCCATGGCACACTTCCATGACCAGAAAGTCATGATTCACGGGTGCGATCCAAAAGCAGACAGTACCCGTCTGATATTAGGGGGTAAAATGCAGACCACCATGATGGACACATTAAGAGAAGAAGGAGAGGAAGCGTGTACTCCTGATAACGTCATGGAAACTGGATTTGAAGGAATAAAATGTGTTGAATCTGGAGGTCCTGAACCTGGTGTTGGGTGTGCTGGAAGAGGTGTAATAACCGCGATTACATTAATGGAAATGTATGGAGAATATGAAAAAGATCTGGACTTTGTATTCTTCGATGTTTTAGGGGATGTTGTCTGTGGAGGTTTTGCAATGCCTGTAAGGGATGGTAAAGCTGAAGAAATTTATATAGTGGCATCTGGAGAGATGATGGCACTTTATGCTGCAAACAACATCTGTATAGGCATGGTAAAATACGCTGAACAAAGTGGAGTAAGACTTGGGGGAATCATCTGTAACAGTCGAAACGTGGATGGTGAAAGAGAGCTTCTTGAAGAATTCTGTGAAAAAATTGGTACTCAAATGATTCACTTCGTTCCAAGGGACAACATAGTCCAGAAAGCTGAATTCAACAAAAAGTCAGTGATAGAATTTGACCCAGAATGCAACCAGGCTAACGAATACAAAACACTGGCTGATAAAATAATAAACAACAAGAGTTTCGTTATTCCAAAACCAATGACCATGGAAGAACTGGAAGAGCTGGTTGTAAAATACGGCCTTATAGATTAA